A genome region from Chryseobacterium sp. G0186 includes the following:
- a CDS encoding acetyl-CoA C-acyltransferase — translation MKETLIMAAKRTPIGGFMGSLSGFTAPQLGAMAIRNTYESIGISPEYIDSVYMGNVLTAGVGQSPARQSAVFSDIPVDKDATTINKVCASGMKAVMIGAQQIQLGLEHLVMTGGMESMSNVPHYNYLRQGRKLGDGILTDGLIKDGLWDVYNNFHMGSAAELGVKKYGLTRQQLDDYALLSYKRAQEAASGNKLNDELISISIEGKKGTTIINRDEDIDKLIPEKISLLKPAFEEDGVLTAANSSNLNDGAAAILLGSSEAVKQHGIKPLARIIAYADAAQSPEWFTTSPSIAIQKVLKQAGLSLSDIDYFEINEAYSSVILSNQQILGYDLDRINVYGGAVAMGHPIGASGARIIVTLVNVLRQERGRYGVAAICNGGGGASAILIENIN, via the coding sequence ATGAAAGAAACATTGATCATGGCAGCAAAGCGAACCCCTATTGGAGGTTTTATGGGGAGTTTATCCGGATTTACAGCACCTCAGTTGGGGGCAATGGCTATCCGAAATACCTATGAAAGTATAGGAATATCTCCTGAATATATAGACAGTGTGTATATGGGAAACGTTTTGACTGCAGGTGTAGGGCAGTCTCCGGCAAGGCAGTCTGCTGTTTTTTCTGATATTCCGGTGGATAAAGATGCTACTACCATTAATAAAGTCTGTGCTTCCGGAATGAAAGCCGTAATGATAGGAGCACAGCAAATTCAGCTTGGCTTGGAACACTTGGTTATGACAGGAGGTATGGAAAGCATGAGCAATGTTCCCCATTACAATTATCTTCGTCAGGGTCGTAAACTAGGAGATGGAATTCTGACAGACGGACTTATTAAAGATGGTCTATGGGATGTTTACAATAACTTCCATATGGGAAGTGCTGCAGAACTAGGCGTGAAAAAGTATGGTCTGACAAGGCAACAACTTGATGATTATGCATTGCTTTCCTATAAAAGAGCGCAGGAAGCTGCATCTGGAAATAAGCTGAACGATGAATTGATAAGCATTTCAATTGAAGGAAAAAAAGGAACAACAATAATAAATCGTGATGAGGATATTGATAAGCTTATTCCTGAAAAGATTTCACTGTTGAAACCCGCTTTTGAAGAGGATGGAGTCTTAACAGCTGCTAATTCAAGTAACCTGAATGATGGTGCCGCGGCTATATTACTGGGATCTTCAGAAGCTGTAAAACAACATGGTATTAAGCCTTTAGCCAGAATTATTGCCTATGCTGATGCAGCTCAATCTCCGGAATGGTTTACGACTTCTCCATCCATTGCCATCCAGAAAGTTTTGAAGCAGGCTGGGCTTAGCTTGTCTGATATCGATTATTTTGAAATTAATGAAGCCTATTCTTCCGTAATTCTATCCAATCAGCAGATTCTGGGCTATGATTTGGATCGGATCAATGTCTATGGAGGGGCAGTGGCAATGGGACATCCAATTGGGGCCTCAGGAGCAAGGATTATCGTGACGCTGGTTAACGTCTTACGTCAGGAAAGAGGACGGTATGGCGTGGCTGCTATCTGTAACGGTGGCGGTGGCGCTTCAGCCATTCTTATTGAAAATATCAATTAA
- a CDS encoding glyoxalase, translated as MTSKLKSIRPFIGAQNFEISRNFYRDLGFEEVILEPKLSLFIREEIGFYLQDYYTKDWVDNTMIFMEVTNTDEFWEELLSLQLTMTYENVRLTQVRTMEWGKECFLHDPSGILWHFGEFFKK; from the coding sequence ATGACCTCAAAACTGAAATCTATCAGGCCTTTTATCGGGGCACAAAACTTTGAAATAAGTAGAAACTTTTACAGGGATCTGGGATTTGAAGAAGTAATTCTGGAACCCAAGCTATCGTTGTTTATACGAGAGGAAATAGGCTTTTATCTTCAGGATTATTACACAAAAGACTGGGTTGATAACACCATGATTTTTATGGAAGTTACGAATACCGATGAATTCTGGGAGGAACTTCTTTCTTTACAGCTTACAATGACATATGAAAATGTAAGACTTACTCAAGTAAGAACGATGGAATGGGGAAAAGAGTGTTTTTTACATGATCCTTCAGGGATTTTATGGCATTTCGGTGAGTTTTTTAAGAAATAA
- a CDS encoding endonuclease V produces MIYAFDTYYYEDYANTVCIAFDEWTSNQEIEIFIEQTAVNSEYESGAFYKRELPCILSLLNKIVLKEEDIIIVDGYVTLDNDGKVGLGGHLYEALDGKYPIVGIAKNEFTTPDLQRRSVFRGESKTPLFVTAKGIDVDDAKRHVEQMDGPYRMPTLLKKLDQLSRE; encoded by the coding sequence ATGATTTACGCATTCGATACTTACTATTATGAGGATTATGCCAATACAGTGTGTATTGCCTTTGATGAATGGACTTCTAACCAGGAAATAGAAATCTTCATAGAACAAACAGCGGTAAACTCTGAATACGAAAGCGGTGCTTTTTATAAAAGAGAATTGCCTTGTATACTCAGTTTATTAAATAAAATAGTGCTAAAGGAAGAAGATATTATCATTGTTGATGGCTATGTTACCCTTGATAATGATGGTAAAGTTGGACTGGGAGGACATCTCTATGAAGCATTAGACGGAAAATATCCGATTGTGGGAATTGCAAAAAATGAATTTACCACTCCTGACCTTCAAAGAAGAAGTGTATTTCGCGGAGAAAGTAAAACACCATTGTTTGTTACAGCCAAAGGAATTGATGTAGATGATGCTAAACGTCATGTAGAGCAAATGGATGGCCCTTATAGAATGCCTACTTTATTGAAAAAACTGGATCAATTGAGCAGAGAATAG
- a CDS encoding leucine-rich repeat domain-containing protein, translating to MEQENVELLGKIDDYWKMIPTHHTPSYSVDKEISDLETVKVLTLSKHHQNWKLILDCPNLEEINLDQPNPDQVQAMSELIGLKRLRIKNLRTNTISFLENLVNVEELALEYVSGFSDLSPLHHLSKLKALHLENLRKVSNFDGLRGIESLKYLHIDGTLDWKQPIENFMFLEELSELEVISLMGIANKASFPAFLSVLKLKKLLEIRIPRETLNTAEYAFLEVAKPYAIKGFENMTSWPLYVNKDYNDQGYVSLLGKGEGRVKLSRPDATEKLAAYTKKYEEYKQKSQEIILSQ from the coding sequence ATGGAACAGGAAAATGTAGAATTACTGGGAAAAATAGATGACTATTGGAAAATGATTCCAACGCATCATACCCCGTCTTACTCTGTTGATAAGGAAATTTCCGATCTAGAGACTGTTAAGGTTTTAACGCTCAGTAAACACCATCAAAACTGGAAATTGATTTTGGATTGCCCCAATCTTGAAGAAATTAATCTGGATCAGCCTAACCCTGATCAAGTTCAAGCAATGAGTGAATTGATAGGTCTTAAAAGATTAAGAATAAAAAATTTACGCACCAATACTATTTCATTTTTAGAAAACCTTGTCAATGTAGAAGAATTGGCTCTTGAGTATGTATCCGGTTTTTCAGACCTCTCTCCATTGCACCATCTTTCGAAGCTAAAAGCGCTTCACCTTGAAAACCTGCGAAAGGTTTCTAACTTTGACGGACTCCGGGGAATTGAAAGCCTGAAGTATCTTCACATTGATGGCACATTAGATTGGAAACAACCGATAGAAAATTTTATGTTTTTGGAGGAACTTTCAGAACTTGAAGTAATCAGTCTTATGGGTATTGCAAATAAAGCTTCTTTTCCGGCTTTTCTTTCTGTTTTAAAGCTTAAAAAGCTTTTGGAAATAAGAATTCCGAGAGAAACATTGAATACTGCAGAATACGCGTTTCTGGAGGTCGCCAAGCCTTATGCAATAAAAGGATTTGAAAATATGACTTCATGGCCTTTATACGTCAATAAAGATTACAATGATCAGGGATATGTAAGTCTATTGGGAAAAGGAGAGGGAAGAGTAAAACTCAGCCGTCCTG